A window from Cryptomeria japonica chromosome 1, Sugi_1.0, whole genome shotgun sequence encodes these proteins:
- the LOC131048661 gene encoding protein VAPYRIN, which yields MDRLLTVQPKEVVIRFEPGQRCSGFVELKNVMYTMPVAFRVHPLQQKKYTVRPSCGIISPLGKASVEITMQPQTELPEFFPHSDDQFLVQSVVVPGGKETETVSLEWFSARKKQVFEDSGLKVMFTGGAILTKLVADGSVDEIREVLEKDEGTVNSCDEQGRSLLHMAVANRRPDLVQLLIEFKVDMETRNKKGQTALHVAAAKGEGLITELLLANGAKVGAKDLSSWQALHFAAAGGHVDVLRLVVLKGAEEVNSVVSDGRSALHMAVEGGHRDCLKVLLVAGTNVDARADDGDTPLHKAAARGEGSMVRLLMQKGATKDIRNKHGKTSYDLAVDTGDSALLDMLRLGDGLRRAARRGDLRSLQRCLEQGAAINGKDQHGWTALHRAAFKGWLEIVKALLDKGADLDSRDDEGYSILHCATESGHMELVELLLKKGVDVNARSKRGVTPLQIAASLHYSGIVRLLQVGGAAKENISIISSTKSETFRHYEMPPLPAKKISRRLQGVKKPPALSVQYGRTAVA from the coding sequence ATGGATAGATTACTAACAGTTCAGCCCAAGGAGGTTGTGATCAGATTCGAACCGGGGCAGAGATGCTCGGGGTTCGTGGAGCTGAAGAACGTGATGTACACGATGCCAGTGGCCTTCAGAGTCCATCCCCTGCAGCAGAAGAAATACACAGTCCGACCATCCTGCGGCATAATTTCACCTCTGGGAAAAGCCAGCGTGGAAATAACAATGCAGCCGCAGACGGAACTCCCAGAGTTCTTCCCGCATTCGGACGATCAGTTCCTGGTCCAGAGCGTCGTCGTGCCCGGAGGGAAGGAGACGGAGACAGTATCACTCGAGTGGTTCTCTGCGCGCAAAAAGCAAGTGTTCGAAGACAGCGGGCTCAAGGTCATGTTCACAGGGGGCGCCATTCTGACCAAGCTTGTAGCAGACGGTTCTGTGGACGAGATCAGGGAGGTACTGGAGAAAGACGAAGGGACAGTCAATAGCTGTGACGAGCAGGGCAGGAGCCTGCTCCATATGGCCGTGGCGAACCGCAGGCCGGACCTGGTTCAGCTGCTGATCGAATTCAAGGTCGACATGGAAACGCGTAACAAGAAGGGCCAGACGGCCCTGCATGTTGCTGCGGCAAAGGGGGAGGGGCTTATTACAGAGCTCCTGTTAGCCAACGGGGCTAAAGTAGGGGCCAAGGATTTGTCAAGCTGGCAAGCTCTGCACTTCGCTGCTGCAGGGGGGCACGTTGACGTGCTCCGCCTGGTGGTGCTCAAGGGCGCAGAGGAGGTCAATTCCGTGGTAAGCGACGGGCGTAGCGCGCTCCACATGGCAGTCGAGGGCGGCCACAGGGACTGCCTCAAGGTCCTATTGGTCGCCGGTACCAACGTGGACGCCAGGGCGGATGACGGCGACACACCGCTGCACAAAGCTGCGGCTCGAGGGGAGGGTTCCATGGTGAGGTTGCTGATGCAGAAGGGGGCTACAAAGGACATCCGAAACAAGCACGGGAAGACGTCATATGACCTAGCGGTGGACACCGGTGACTCAGCGTTGCTCGACATGCTGCGCTTAGGCGATGGACTCCGCAGGGCGGCTCGGCGTGGGGACTTGCGGAGCCTACAAAGGTGCCTTGAACAGGGCGCCGCCATTAATGGCAAAGATCAGCACGGCTGGACGGCACTCCACCGCGCCGCCTTTAAAGGATGGCTGGAAATAGTGAAGGCTTTGCTCGATAAGGGCGCAGATCTGGACAGCAGAGACGATGAGGGTTACAGTATCTTACACTGTGCGACGGAGTCTGGTCACATGGAGCTGGTGGAGCTGCTGCTGAAAAAGGGCGTCGATGTGAACGCTCGGAGCAAAAGAGGCGTTACGCCGCTGCAAATTGCGGCTTCGCTGCACTATTCCGGCATAGTCCGCTTGCTGCAGGTAGGCGGAGCCGCTAAAGAAAATATCAGTATTATCAGTAGCACAAAGTCTGAAACCTTCCGCCATTACGAGATGCCGCCGCTTCCTGCTAAGAAAATCTCCCGCCGCCTTCAGGGGGTTAAAAAGCCACCAGCTTTGTCTGTGCAGTATGGGAGAACGGCCGTCGCATGA